One stretch of Planococcus sp. PAMC 21323 DNA includes these proteins:
- the recD2 gene encoding SF1B family DNA helicase RecD2: MTGQIDLFQEEKQFVLGRPVVSIFHNPQNLFSIAKVKIQETNTPYTEKEIIVSGYFPMLTLEEQYRFTGVVKNHPRYGVQFQVETFTKEVPETEQGIIHYLSSDMFNGIGRKTAETIVKKLGKDAIKKILEDPDSLDKVPRLSDDKKDTIRATLQMNLGLERVMIQLNDWGFGPQIGMRIYQAYREETIDILTKNPFQLIEEIEGIGFQRADELGMKLGITGSHPDRIKASILHILNQASLSDGHVYVDAKTLIPMVKELLEARQQAEIPIEAISKAAIELNEEGKVAGEETRLYLPSLYYSEVGIATKLETLLLEQESRTKFPSSEVRKALGEAEERLGVNYAETQVDAIESSINSSVMILTGGPGTGKTTVVRGLVEIYAELHGLSLDPKEYAKKQEPFPIILAAPTGRAAKRLSESTELPAMTIHRLLGFNGQEKDEETEKEIEGKLIIIDEMSMVDTWLAHQLLKAVPEDAQLIFVGDQDQLPPVGPGQVLRDLLESKRIPTVELTDIYRQSSGSSIIELAHQMKNGQLPEDITAKTADRSFIKAGADQIPLVVEKVVKSALSKGHSIKDIQVLAPMYKGPAGIDALNRLIQEMVNPNPDGKRKELVFGDITYRIGDKILQLVNQPESNVFNGDMGEVVAIMKAKETVEKQDMLVASFDGIEVTYERSDLNQLTLAYCCSIHKSQGSEFPTVIMPIVRGYMKMLRRNLLYTGITRSKDFLVLCGDPGAFRYGVERTDDTQRMTTLQSRLAVTTEEPKTEQQTKQQEETKQSGPVSLTTENAHAIHPMIGMEGITPQKFMEA, translated from the coding sequence ATGACCGGACAAATCGATTTATTTCAAGAAGAAAAACAATTTGTATTAGGGCGTCCTGTCGTCTCGATTTTTCATAATCCCCAAAATTTATTCTCCATCGCGAAAGTAAAGATCCAAGAAACCAACACCCCTTATACCGAAAAAGAAATCATTGTATCGGGCTATTTCCCAATGCTGACACTTGAAGAGCAATACCGTTTTACAGGTGTCGTAAAAAATCATCCGCGTTACGGCGTTCAATTTCAAGTGGAAACTTTTACGAAAGAAGTACCTGAAACCGAACAAGGTATCATTCATTATTTATCGAGTGATATGTTTAATGGCATTGGTCGGAAAACAGCGGAAACGATCGTGAAAAAATTAGGCAAAGATGCTATTAAAAAGATTTTAGAAGACCCGGATTCCTTAGATAAAGTTCCGCGTTTGTCCGATGACAAAAAAGACACCATCCGCGCAACGCTTCAAATGAACTTAGGGCTTGAACGTGTGATGATTCAATTAAATGATTGGGGCTTTGGTCCACAAATTGGTATGCGTATTTATCAAGCATATCGAGAAGAAACGATTGATATTTTAACGAAAAACCCCTTTCAATTGATTGAAGAAATTGAAGGAATTGGTTTTCAACGTGCCGATGAACTGGGGATGAAGCTAGGCATTACAGGCAGTCACCCGGATCGAATTAAGGCATCTATTTTACATATCTTGAATCAAGCTTCGCTATCGGATGGACATGTGTATGTCGATGCGAAGACCTTAATTCCTATGGTTAAAGAATTGCTTGAAGCGCGTCAGCAAGCAGAGATTCCGATTGAGGCAATCTCTAAAGCGGCAATCGAGTTAAATGAAGAAGGAAAAGTAGCTGGAGAAGAAACCCGGCTTTATTTGCCATCTCTTTATTACTCAGAAGTCGGTATCGCAACGAAATTAGAGACCTTATTATTAGAACAGGAATCACGCACAAAGTTCCCGAGTTCAGAAGTTCGAAAAGCACTCGGTGAAGCGGAAGAGCGGCTAGGGGTTAATTACGCCGAAACACAAGTGGACGCAATTGAAAGCAGCATCAATTCATCGGTTATGATTTTGACAGGTGGGCCGGGAACAGGGAAAACGACGGTCGTTCGGGGACTGGTAGAAATTTATGCCGAGCTGCACGGGTTGTCACTCGATCCAAAAGAATACGCGAAAAAACAAGAGCCGTTTCCAATCATACTCGCTGCGCCAACAGGACGTGCGGCCAAGCGCTTGAGTGAATCAACTGAGCTACCGGCCATGACGATTCACCGCTTACTCGGCTTTAACGGCCAAGAAAAAGATGAGGAAACAGAGAAGGAAATTGAAGGCAAGTTGATCATTATTGATGAAATGTCAATGGTCGATACGTGGCTTGCCCATCAATTATTAAAAGCAGTGCCAGAAGATGCACAATTGATTTTCGTCGGGGACCAAGATCAATTGCCGCCCGTTGGACCAGGACAAGTATTGCGAGATTTACTCGAATCAAAACGTATTCCAACAGTAGAATTAACCGACATTTACCGACAATCTTCAGGTTCATCGATAATAGAACTCGCGCACCAAATGAAAAATGGGCAATTGCCAGAAGACATTACAGCGAAAACTGCAGACCGTTCTTTTATAAAAGCCGGCGCTGATCAAATTCCTTTAGTTGTTGAAAAAGTTGTGAAAAGCGCTTTATCCAAAGGGCATTCGATTAAAGACATTCAAGTGCTAGCACCCATGTACAAAGGACCTGCTGGAATTGATGCTTTAAACCGCCTGATTCAAGAAATGGTCAACCCAAATCCTGATGGTAAACGAAAAGAGCTAGTGTTCGGGGACATCACCTACCGCATAGGTGATAAAATATTACAACTGGTCAATCAACCTGAAAGCAATGTCTTTAACGGGGATATGGGTGAAGTTGTTGCTATCATGAAAGCGAAAGAAACGGTTGAAAAACAAGATATGTTAGTGGCTTCCTTTGATGGCATCGAAGTTACTTACGAACGAAGTGACTTAAACCAATTAACATTAGCTTACTGTTGTTCAATCCATAAATCGCAAGGCTCGGAGTTTCCAACTGTTATTATGCCGATTGTTCGAGGCTATATGAAAATGTTGCGACGTAATTTGCTTTATACAGGAATTACCCGCAGTAAAGACTTTCTCGTGCTATGCGGGGACCCAGGAGCATTCCGCTATGGTGTTGAACGAACAGATGACACGCAGCGCATGACAACCTTGCAAAGTCGTCTAGCGGTCACGACAGAAGAACCGAAAACTGAACAGCAAACAAAACAACAAGAAGAAACAAAACAAAGCGGCCCAGTCAGCTTAACAACCGAAAACGCCCACGCCATTCACCCAATGATCGGCATGGAAGGCATTACTCCGCAAAAGTTTATGGAAGCTTGA
- the alaS gene encoding alanine--tRNA ligase, with the protein MKNLKAEDIRQMYIDFFKEKGHDQEPSAPLVPFEDPSLLWINSGVATLKKYFDGRVIPNNPRIVNAQKSIRTNDIENVGKTARHHTFFEMLGNFSIGEYFKTEAIHWAWEFLTDDKWIGFDADKLSVTIHPEDEEAYAIWLNEVGVPAERIIRLEGNFWDIGEGPSGPNSEIFYDRGESYGNDMNDPELYPGGENERYLEIWNLVFSQFNHNPDHTYTLLPKQNIDTGMGLERMACVAQDVPTNYDTDLFIPIIKKTEEISGKKYGENAEMDMAFKVIADHIRTVAFAIGDGALPSNEGRGYVLRRLLRRAVRFAKKLGVEQPFMYDLVPVVGDVMKSFYPEVHDKQDFIIRVMKLEEQRFHETLHDGLTILSSVIEKQKAAGHKEIPGEDAFRLYDTYGFPVELTEEYAEEEGMAVDHKGFEAAMQEQRDRARNARQNVNSMQSQSEVLGNIKESSEFIGYNQTVADANVRFIIKDGELVDSAQEGEEVQVILDQTPFYAESGGQIADRGTLSNDSVQASVLNVKKAPNGQNLHSVRIETGELTKSAVLAQVDASERRHTVKNHTATHLLHQALKDVLGTHVNQAGSYVGPDRLRFDFSHFGQVTKEELETIEQIVNEKVWEGITVQTGYHNLQEAKEMGAMALFGEKYGDVVRVVEIGGYSLELCGGVHVINTSEIGLFKIVSEGGIGAGIRRIEAVTGKGAYENLKDSEKVLESAAGLLKSSPRDIVQKVQTVQTEMKSLQRENESLLAKITNAQSAGILDAAQKVGDITVLSVQVEAKDNNQLRQTMDDLKSKMEKAVIVLGAKDGDKVMLAAGVTKDLAGGDYHAGQIVKHVAELCGGKGGGRPDMAMAGAKDVSKLEEALKSVYSLVK; encoded by the coding sequence ATGAAAAACTTAAAAGCAGAAGACATTAGACAAATGTATATTGATTTCTTTAAAGAAAAAGGTCACGACCAGGAGCCGAGTGCACCATTAGTCCCTTTTGAAGATCCATCGCTTTTATGGATTAACAGTGGAGTGGCAACATTAAAAAAATATTTTGATGGACGAGTGATTCCAAATAATCCACGTATCGTCAATGCACAAAAATCGATTCGTACGAACGATATCGAAAACGTTGGGAAGACGGCACGCCACCATACATTTTTCGAAATGCTTGGGAACTTCTCGATAGGTGAATACTTTAAAACCGAAGCGATTCACTGGGCTTGGGAATTTTTAACAGACGACAAATGGATTGGTTTCGACGCGGATAAATTATCGGTAACAATTCACCCGGAAGACGAAGAAGCATATGCAATTTGGTTGAATGAAGTAGGTGTTCCAGCTGAACGTATTATTCGTTTAGAAGGAAACTTCTGGGATATTGGAGAAGGTCCAAGTGGTCCAAACTCTGAAATCTTCTACGATCGTGGCGAGAGCTATGGCAACGATATGAACGATCCTGAATTATATCCAGGTGGAGAAAATGAACGTTATTTAGAAATCTGGAATTTGGTCTTTTCACAATTTAACCACAACCCAGATCACACCTATACATTACTTCCAAAGCAAAACATTGATACAGGAATGGGTTTAGAGCGTATGGCTTGTGTCGCTCAAGACGTTCCAACAAACTACGATACAGATTTGTTTATTCCAATTATCAAAAAAACAGAAGAAATTTCTGGTAAGAAATACGGTGAAAATGCTGAAATGGACATGGCGTTTAAAGTAATTGCTGACCATATCCGTACGGTAGCATTTGCGATTGGTGACGGAGCGTTGCCTTCTAACGAAGGTCGCGGATACGTATTGCGCCGTTTATTGCGTCGCGCTGTTCGGTTCGCGAAAAAACTAGGTGTTGAACAACCGTTTATGTACGATTTAGTACCAGTTGTTGGAGACGTGATGAAGAGTTTTTATCCAGAAGTTCACGACAAACAGGACTTTATTATTCGCGTGATGAAATTAGAAGAGCAACGCTTCCATGAAACGCTTCATGATGGATTAACGATTTTATCTTCTGTGATTGAAAAACAAAAAGCAGCTGGCCATAAAGAAATTCCAGGTGAAGATGCTTTCCGTCTTTATGATACGTATGGTTTCCCAGTAGAATTGACTGAGGAGTACGCAGAAGAAGAAGGCATGGCTGTCGATCACAAAGGGTTTGAAGCTGCTATGCAAGAACAGCGTGATCGTGCGCGAAATGCGCGTCAAAACGTTAATTCAATGCAATCACAATCCGAAGTATTAGGGAACATTAAAGAATCCAGCGAATTTATAGGCTATAACCAAACGGTAGCGGACGCTAATGTACGGTTCATTATTAAAGACGGTGAGCTAGTTGATAGTGCGCAAGAAGGCGAAGAAGTGCAAGTTATTTTGGATCAAACACCATTTTATGCAGAAAGCGGCGGTCAAATTGCCGATCGCGGAACTTTGAGCAATGATTCGGTTCAAGCATCTGTATTAAATGTTAAAAAGGCGCCAAATGGACAAAACTTGCATTCTGTACGCATTGAAACAGGAGAACTGACGAAATCAGCAGTGCTTGCGCAAGTAGATGCTTCTGAGCGTCGTCACACGGTGAAAAATCATACAGCAACACATTTATTACACCAAGCGCTAAAAGATGTTTTAGGGACTCATGTCAATCAAGCAGGATCATATGTTGGTCCAGATCGTCTACGTTTTGACTTTTCTCACTTTGGTCAAGTTACAAAAGAAGAACTTGAAACGATTGAACAAATCGTTAACGAAAAAGTATGGGAAGGCATTACTGTTCAAACAGGCTACCATAACTTACAAGAAGCAAAAGAAATGGGCGCAATGGCATTGTTCGGTGAAAAATACGGAGATGTTGTGCGTGTTGTAGAAATTGGTGGTTATTCGCTAGAATTATGCGGCGGTGTCCATGTAATAAATACATCTGAAATCGGCTTATTTAAAATCGTTTCTGAAGGCGGTATTGGTGCAGGTATTCGCAGAATTGAAGCTGTGACAGGAAAAGGCGCATATGAGAACTTAAAAGATAGTGAAAAGGTCTTAGAAAGCGCAGCTGGATTATTAAAGTCATCTCCAAGAGACATCGTACAAAAAGTACAAACTGTTCAAACTGAGATGAAATCATTACAACGTGAAAATGAATCTTTGTTAGCGAAAATCACTAACGCGCAATCAGCAGGTATTTTAGATGCAGCTCAAAAAGTTGGCGATATTACAGTCTTATCAGTCCAAGTAGAAGCTAAGGATAATAACCAATTGCGCCAGACAATGGACGATTTGAAATCGAAAATGGAAAAAGCCGTTATTGTACTTGGTGCTAAAGATGGTGATAAAGTAATGCTTGCAGCTGGAGTTACAAAAGACTTGGCAGGCGGAGATTATCACGCAGGACAGATCGTTAAACACGTAGCAGAACTATGTGGCGGTAAAGGTGGCGGTCGCCCAGATATGGCGATGGCAGGCGCAAAAGATGTAAGTAAATTAGAAGAAGCACTAAAATCGGTTTATAGCTTAGTTAAATAA
- a CDS encoding IreB family regulatory phosphoprotein, whose amino-acid sequence MSSFDRTMKFDSSDESMEKEVKQVMLQVHSALEEKGYNPINQIVGYLLSGDPAYIPRHQDARNMIRKLERDEILEELVKFYIKKNNEE is encoded by the coding sequence GTGAGTTCATTTGATCGCACAATGAAATTCGATTCGTCTGATGAGTCGATGGAAAAAGAAGTCAAGCAAGTAATGCTTCAGGTACATTCAGCACTTGAAGAAAAAGGCTATAACCCGATCAACCAGATTGTCGGCTATTTATTGTCAGGTGATCCGGCTTATATTCCTCGCCATCAGGATGCGCGTAATATGATTCGCAAACTGGAACGGGATGAAATTCTGGAAGAACTTGTTAAGTTCTATATTAAAAAGAATAACGAGGAATAA
- the ruvX gene encoding Holliday junction resolvase RuvX — MRIIGLDVGSKTIGVAISDPMGWTAQGIETIKINEAIEEFGMERLGELIKQYEVTEAVVGYPKNMNNSIGPRAQASEKFAALLKEAYSIPVVLWDERLTTSAAEKMLISADVSRKNRKKVIDKMAAVMILQGYLDFKK; from the coding sequence ATGCGCATAATAGGACTTGATGTTGGTTCAAAAACAATTGGAGTCGCTATTAGTGACCCGATGGGGTGGACAGCCCAGGGGATTGAAACCATCAAAATCAATGAAGCAATAGAAGAATTCGGAATGGAACGCCTTGGTGAACTGATTAAACAGTATGAAGTGACCGAAGCGGTAGTTGGTTATCCGAAAAACATGAACAATTCAATTGGACCACGGGCTCAAGCGTCCGAAAAGTTTGCAGCTTTGCTTAAAGAAGCGTATAGTATACCGGTGGTGCTTTGGGATGAACGGTTAACGACATCAGCAGCAGAGAAGATGTTGATCTCCGCAGATGTCAGCCGTAAAAATCGTAAAAAAGTGATCGACAAGATGGCAGCAGTAATGATACTGCAAGGTTATCTTGATTTTAAAAAATAA
- a CDS encoding DUF1292 domain-containing protein codes for MEHGQEHITVVDENGNEQLFEVLFTFESADFGKSYVLYFPVGAEEDEEGEIEIHASSFTENPESEEATVGGGELRPVETDEEWDMIEEMLNTFLDEEEEENEEL; via the coding sequence ATGGAACACGGACAAGAACACATTACGGTCGTTGATGAAAACGGCAACGAGCAATTATTTGAAGTACTATTTACATTTGAGTCAGCAGACTTCGGAAAATCATATGTTTTGTATTTCCCAGTTGGCGCTGAAGAAGATGAAGAAGGCGAAATTGAAATTCATGCATCTTCATTCACTGAAAACCCTGAGTCAGAAGAAGCTACAGTAGGTGGCGGAGAACTTCGCCCAGTAGAAACTGATGAAGAATGGGACATGATTGAAGAAATGCTAAACACGTTCCTTGACGAAGAAGAAGAAGAAAACGAAGAGCTTTAA
- the mltG gene encoding endolytic transglycosylase MltG, which produces MEKQTKKEIMFDRMKEKKKEVRVVRRIVFIIALVLLIILGIAGFQTYNYISNALEPVDPDSEEIITVEVPIGSSLDGIAALLEENGVIADARIYKYYVKFKNESEFQAGTYDLVQSMTLDEITESLKTGKVYHEPLYTISVPEGLTVEEIAENVIAKNTDFTAEEFLAKINDPAYIEELMIKYPDLLTDEILGENIRYALEGYLFPATYPIYEENPPLTVLIEQMLSTTQTNVMQYQSILEEMERSPHWLLTFASLLEEEATAQSDRQTIASVFYNRLEIDMPLQTDPTVLYAMGEHKDRLFNTDYEFEHPYSTYKNKGLPPGPIANAGVSSIDAVLDPAETEYFYFLADKEGKNYFAKTYEQHLVNRDEHIGN; this is translated from the coding sequence GTGGAAAAACAGACAAAAAAAGAGATCATGTTTGATCGCATGAAAGAAAAGAAAAAGGAAGTGAGAGTCGTCCGACGCATCGTATTTATTATTGCGCTAGTCCTATTAATCATTTTAGGAATTGCAGGCTTTCAAACTTATAATTACATCTCCAATGCATTAGAACCAGTTGATCCGGATTCTGAGGAAATTATTACAGTTGAAGTACCAATCGGTTCAAGTTTGGACGGTATCGCGGCATTGCTTGAAGAAAACGGCGTGATTGCAGATGCTAGGATTTATAAATACTATGTGAAGTTTAAAAATGAATCCGAGTTTCAAGCAGGCACGTATGACTTAGTTCAATCGATGACATTGGATGAAATTACAGAGAGTTTAAAAACGGGTAAAGTGTACCACGAACCTCTCTATACCATTAGTGTTCCGGAAGGCTTAACAGTAGAAGAAATTGCGGAAAATGTGATCGCTAAAAATACCGACTTTACAGCGGAAGAATTTTTAGCGAAAATCAATGATCCTGCATATATTGAAGAGCTAATGATCAAGTATCCTGATTTGTTGACAGATGAAATACTTGGAGAAAATATTCGTTATGCACTTGAGGGGTATTTATTTCCTGCAACATATCCTATATACGAAGAAAACCCACCGCTAACTGTACTGATCGAGCAAATGCTTAGTACAACTCAAACAAATGTTATGCAATACCAATCAATTTTAGAAGAAATGGAACGTTCTCCACATTGGTTGTTAACATTTGCTTCTTTATTAGAAGAAGAAGCAACAGCGCAATCAGATCGTCAAACCATTGCAAGCGTCTTCTACAATCGTTTAGAAATCGATATGCCGTTGCAAACAGATCCGACAGTACTTTATGCAATGGGTGAACATAAAGATCGTTTGTTTAATACAGATTACGAATTTGAGCATCCTTACAGCACCTATAAAAACAAGGGGCTGCCACCAGGACCAATCGCAAATGCTGGAGTATCCTCGATTGATGCAGTGCTTGACCCAGCCGAAACCGAATACTTTTATTTCTTAGCCGATAAGGAAGGCAAAAACTATTTTGCTAAAACGTATGAACAACATTTGGTTAACCGAGATGAACATATCGGCAATTAA
- a CDS encoding O-methyltransferase, translating to MVNNQLSATLQAIQDYAVAHHVPIMENQGIGELVELLKVQQPLNILEIGAAIGFSAIKMIEALPTSTVDTIERDDSRYQKAIEFIAQSGFEERIRVFHADALELSLSKLKPEYDAIFIDAAKGQYERFFDKYEILLANGGIIYCDNMAMHGLSDIPLSEVPRRKRTMIRNLAAFKEHMLNHPHYDTELLSSGDGIMICKKK from the coding sequence ATGGTGAACAATCAATTATCCGCAACGCTACAAGCAATTCAGGACTATGCTGTCGCACATCATGTACCCATAATGGAAAATCAAGGAATTGGAGAACTTGTTGAGTTGTTAAAAGTTCAACAGCCTTTAAATATACTTGAAATTGGTGCAGCAATCGGATTTTCAGCGATTAAAATGATCGAGGCTTTGCCGACTAGTACGGTAGATACAATTGAACGGGATGATTCACGATATCAAAAAGCGATAGAGTTTATCGCTCAATCAGGTTTTGAAGAGCGCATCCGCGTTTTTCACGCAGATGCATTAGAGCTTTCGCTTTCAAAGTTAAAGCCGGAGTATGATGCGATTTTCATTGATGCTGCTAAAGGTCAGTATGAACGCTTTTTTGATAAGTATGAGATCTTGTTAGCTAATGGTGGTATCATTTATTGTGATAATATGGCTATGCACGGACTTTCAGATATACCGCTATCGGAAGTGCCAAGGAGAAAGCGGACGATGATCCGTAATCTGGCGGCTTTTAAAGAACATATGCTAAATCATCCTCATTATGATACGGAATTATTGTCATCGGGTGATGGTATTATGATTTGCAAAAAAAAGTAA
- the udk gene encoding uridine kinase, whose amino-acid sequence MSNKRPVVIGIAGGSGSGKTSVTNSIYEVFKENSVVVIEQDYYYKDQSHLAFEERLETNYDHPLAFDTDLLIEHINELLERRPIEKPIYNYALHTRAEETEIIEPKDVIILEGILVLEDVRLRELMDIKLFVDTDGDLRIIRRLLRDINERGRTIDSVIEQYLTVVRPMHNQFIEPTKRYADVIIPEGGQNEVAIDLMVTKIKTILE is encoded by the coding sequence ATGTCTAATAAACGGCCGGTCGTTATTGGGATCGCAGGGGGTTCGGGCTCGGGTAAAACGAGTGTTACGAATTCTATCTATGAAGTGTTTAAAGAAAACTCAGTAGTTGTAATTGAACAAGATTATTATTACAAAGATCAAAGTCACTTGGCTTTTGAAGAGCGTTTAGAGACGAATTATGACCATCCATTAGCATTTGATACAGATTTGCTAATCGAGCATATTAACGAATTACTTGAACGCCGTCCAATTGAAAAGCCTATTTATAATTACGCATTACATACGCGGGCCGAAGAAACCGAGATTATTGAACCAAAAGACGTTATTATTTTAGAAGGTATATTAGTGCTTGAAGATGTACGTCTTCGTGAATTGATGGATATTAAACTATTTGTAGATACAGATGGCGACCTTCGAATCATCCGTCGTTTATTGCGCGATATTAATGAGCGCGGTCGGACAATCGATTCGGTTATTGAACAATATTTGACGGTTGTTCGTCCAATGCACAATCAATTTATCGAACCAACCAAACGATATGCAGATGTAATTATTCCTGAAGGTGGACAAAATGAAGTAGCGATTGATTTAATGGTTACAAAAATTAAAACTATTCTTGAATAG
- the greA gene encoding transcription elongation factor GreA, whose amino-acid sequence MANDKQFPMTAAGKQKLEDELDFLKTIKRKEVVERIKIARDFGDLSENAEYDSAKEDQAFVEGRISTLESMIRNAVIINENESNKDVVRLGTTVTFIEVPDGDQESYTIVGSAEADPLEGRISNDSPIAKSMIGRTIGEHVKVLTPGGEMEIKILEIM is encoded by the coding sequence ATGGCTAACGATAAACAATTTCCAATGACAGCTGCAGGTAAGCAGAAGTTGGAAGATGAACTAGACTTTTTAAAAACGATTAAACGTAAAGAAGTGGTTGAACGAATTAAGATCGCGCGTGACTTTGGTGATTTGTCTGAGAACGCTGAGTACGACTCTGCAAAAGAAGATCAGGCTTTTGTAGAAGGTCGCATCTCGACACTTGAATCGATGATTCGCAATGCGGTTATCATAAATGAAAATGAATCAAATAAAGATGTCGTTCGTTTAGGAACGACGGTAACATTTATCGAAGTTCCAGATGGCGATCAAGAATCGTATACAATTGTGGGGTCAGCAGAAGCAGATCCTTTAGAAGGTCGTATTTCGAATGATTCTCCAATTGCCAAAAGCATGATCGGCCGCACTATTGGTGAGCACGTTAAAGTGTTAACTCCAGGTGGAGAAATGGAAATCAAAATTCTGGAAATCATGTAA
- a CDS encoding DUF1510 family protein: MTNEEKPYPSRLKKKKNRSNTILNILIGLVFALILIIGVSMLFSGGNEQAQKPEAIIMTPETDDQTSDSEETDDGKKETDDQDELTDEEKEAAKKAEEEKEKEEAIKGGTITREDSSDPIVEETVINTSWEPIGTEQKGDHVSVYQKNSPDWNEKVKAVSYATGLDANNMYVMMIKNGGGPQKSIATVQSKDESEKYRVHLEWIDGEGWKPVKMDVLNTLKGAY; encoded by the coding sequence ATGACTAACGAAGAAAAGCCGTATCCCTCTCGTTTGAAGAAAAAGAAAAATCGGTCAAACACGATTTTAAATATACTAATCGGTTTGGTATTTGCATTGATCCTTATTATTGGTGTTTCGATGCTATTTAGCGGAGGTAATGAGCAGGCTCAAAAACCGGAAGCTATTATCATGACACCTGAAACCGATGACCAAACGAGTGATTCTGAAGAAACAGATGACGGCAAAAAAGAAACTGATGACCAAGATGAACTAACAGATGAAGAAAAAGAAGCTGCTAAAAAAGCTGAAGAGGAAAAAGAAAAAGAAGAGGCTATTAAAGGTGGGACCATTACACGTGAAGACTCTAGTGACCCAATTGTAGAAGAAACAGTAATCAATACAAGCTGGGAGCCAATCGGCACTGAGCAAAAAGGTGACCATGTTTCTGTCTATCAAAAAAATTCACCAGATTGGAACGAAAAAGTCAAAGCGGTATCTTATGCAACAGGACTAGACGCTAATAATATGTACGTGATGATGATTAAAAACGGCGGTGGTCCGCAAAAATCAATCGCAACTGTGCAATCTAAAGATGAATCAGAGAAATACCGTGTCCACTTAGAATGGATAGACGGCGAAGGCTGGAAACCAGTGAAAATGGACGTCTTAAACACCTTGAAAGGCGCCTACTAA
- the mtnN gene encoding 5'-methylthioadenosine/S-adenosylhomocysteine nucleosidase, whose amino-acid sequence MKIGVIGAMEEEVQLLRSKLESARTEEIASCEFTLGTYDGQEIVLLKSGIGKVNAAMSTTILLQQYQPDIVINIGSAGGFDESLEVGAVVISDEVRHHDVDVTVFGYEMGQVPQMPAAFVSNEELIELAIKAVKEMGEHEYAVGLIATGDSFMNDPERVAKVRENFPTMKAAEMEAAAVAQVCYQFDVAFVVIRALSDIAGKESSVSFDEFLPMAAKHSTEIVFNVISKLASRI is encoded by the coding sequence ATGAAAATCGGTGTAATCGGTGCGATGGAAGAAGAAGTTCAATTATTAAGAAGTAAGCTTGAAAGTGCACGAACAGAAGAAATTGCAAGCTGTGAATTTACATTAGGTACATATGATGGACAAGAAATTGTTTTATTAAAAAGTGGTATTGGTAAAGTGAATGCTGCCATGTCTACAACGATTCTTCTTCAGCAATACCAACCGGATATTGTCATCAATATTGGTTCAGCAGGTGGGTTTGATGAAAGTCTTGAAGTTGGGGCAGTAGTGATTTCAGATGAGGTTCGCCACCATGATGTAGATGTTACCGTGTTTGGTTATGAAATGGGTCAAGTTCCACAAATGCCTGCCGCATTTGTTTCCAATGAAGAATTAATAGAACTTGCGATTAAAGCAGTAAAAGAGATGGGTGAACATGAATATGCAGTAGGCTTGATTGCGACTGGTGATTCGTTCATGAACGACCCAGAACGCGTTGCAAAAGTTCGTGAAAACTTCCCGACAATGAAAGCTGCAGAAATGGAAGCAGCAGCTGTTGCACAAGTGTGTTATCAGTTTGATGTAGCCTTTGTTGTGATTCGCGCGCTATCAGACATCGCTGGAAAAGAATCTTCAGTTTCATTTGATGAATTCTTACCAATGGCTGCGAAGCATTCAACTGAAATCGTCTTTAACGTTATTAGTAAATTAGCTTCACGTATTTAA